One part of the Arabidopsis thaliana chromosome 1 sequence genome encodes these proteins:
- a CDS encoding uncharacterized protein (unknown protein; Has 30201 Blast hits to 17322 proteins in 780 species: Archae - 12; Bacteria - 1396; Metazoa - 17338; Fungi - 3422; Plants - 5037; Viruses - 0; Other Eukaryotes - 2996 (source: NCBI BLink).), with product MMFEILCSPKGSCPANMDLAGCADIVTLTCFTYGSAATTSFASFSNYKRVVIHQTNITRIH from the coding sequence ATGATGTTTGAAATTCTTTGTAGTCCAAAGGGAAGTTGCCCTGCAAATATGGACTTGGCTGGTTGTGCTGACATTGTCACATTAACCTGCTTCACCTATGGAAGCGCCGCAACTACATCATTTGCCTCATTCTCAAACTACAAAAGAGTGGTAATccatcaaacaaacataactAGGATACACTAA